Proteins from a single region of Candidatus Kryptoniota bacterium:
- a CDS encoding DUF4861 family protein translates to MKLVSSFLILLVVALTWGLRQDRSGDADKNYLTAVVTVINTSSLQRVDQLLKINLSDFKTRHPDFNEYNFFITYRGKEIASQVADSNLDGKAGRILIASSFGPNETKKFIIRYYPTGRKFRNYPLQTQAQLGMKVDYDKVGGYYTRGEFRTVDSTTVPADHFAHDALYRIEGPGWELKWIVYRFYLDSRNRTDIFGKTTGDMVLQRIGVNDLVSDSKESYSRMLDWGMDIFKVGESLGIGSVAMWNDSGAVTVSNVSRVRCFIREDGPIRSAVRTEYSDWHVGSKSYELTTVYSISAGSRLTNVALSLHGKDAEMCTGLARHADCIFTTSSGDTGKQWSYIALYGKQSLAGDNLGTAIFYKQADVIRLTGDSLSHIVVLRASGGNLEYYFGAAWEKEPGGIKDIRTFRAFLENERAILGKPVEIRY, encoded by the coding sequence ATGAAACTTGTTTCTTCATTCCTGATTCTCTTAGTTGTCGCGCTGACATGGGGGCTGCGGCAAGATCGATCCGGGGACGCCGACAAAAATTACTTGACTGCGGTGGTAACCGTTATAAACACATCGTCTCTCCAAAGGGTAGATCAATTATTGAAAATCAATCTCTCAGATTTCAAGACGCGTCATCCTGATTTCAACGAATACAATTTCTTCATCACGTATCGTGGAAAAGAAATCGCGAGTCAGGTTGCGGATTCGAATCTCGACGGGAAAGCGGGCAGGATACTTATCGCAAGTTCTTTTGGCCCGAACGAAACGAAAAAATTCATTATTCGTTACTATCCCACCGGAAGAAAATTTAGAAATTATCCGCTCCAGACTCAGGCCCAGTTGGGAATGAAGGTAGATTATGACAAAGTGGGGGGCTACTATACTCGCGGAGAATTCAGAACTGTGGATTCGACAACCGTACCGGCTGACCACTTCGCACACGATGCGCTTTACAGGATAGAAGGTCCGGGATGGGAATTGAAGTGGATCGTATACAGGTTTTATCTCGATTCAAGGAACAGGACCGACATATTCGGAAAAACGACAGGCGATATGGTACTGCAAAGGATCGGAGTAAACGATCTGGTGTCCGATAGCAAGGAGTCCTATTCAAGAATGCTCGATTGGGGAATGGACATATTCAAGGTCGGCGAATCGTTGGGAATAGGATCCGTCGCGATGTGGAACGATTCGGGTGCGGTAACTGTGAGCAATGTCTCCCGGGTGAGATGTTTCATCCGGGAGGACGGACCGATCCGTTCAGCAGTACGTACCGAGTATTCCGACTGGCATGTTGGGAGCAAGAGCTATGAACTCACGACGGTGTATTCTATATCTGCAGGAAGCAGGCTGACGAATGTTGCCCTGTCGCTGCACGGTAAAGATGCCGAGATGTGCACAGGTCTTGCCAGGCACGCCGACTGCATCTTCACGACATCCTCCGGCGACACCGGCAAGCAATGGTCATATATCGCGCTCTATGGAAAGCAGAGCCTTGCAGGAGATAATCTCGGCACTGCAATCTTCTACAAGCAAGCTGACGTTATCAGACTGACAGGCGATTCACTTAGTCATATCGTTGTGTTGCGTGCCTCCGGCGGGAATCTGGAATATTACTTCGGAGCTGCATGGGAGAAAGAACCCGGAGGCATCAAGGACATCCGGACCTTTCGAGCTTTTTTAGAGAATGAGAGAGCAATTTTGGGGAAACCCGTGGAGATTCGTTATTGA
- a CDS encoding TonB-dependent receptor, translated as MNLASYRKIIGSVCAISMIMTLIAASANAQSRSKIQGTVKDAKTGEPLIGVNVLVVGTTLGAVTDIDGNYFIVNVPVGTYDVRASMVGYSPTLVKDVIVAIERVATVNFSIESAEIRTGEVVVMAQRNEMHKEVSSTQMIATSQDIQTVAGIREINAFLAKLPGVSTDANGFLTIRSGTADQVGTLLNGLSYNNAAVGNSETTVPLSAIEQVSVLSGGYNAEYGNFRSGLINITTKSGTTSGYHGTITLSSDQSHMRRFGQSLYDPHNPVLEPYLDPSVAFIGTDSAWANDPYDRQRHTSFTGWIAQANTFNQGKSLASQATPLELYLLTSWMTMSVPDYAGLEKEMTSNPAIMGVMTRTQADSLINATRKAIAQHANKETGNDYDLDAGFGGPLPFFSHALGDATFYVSNSTTHLNYIEPVTLNSDFSSTSLITIKSNMSNDMTLTLNGLWKREIGVSPIRPANGDAPDISDRGGLMQQNNLKYVQDNTGIIGDNFNYLYDQAYFPILDQTTLVLGATFNHLISKTTYYELTFNRLQISDYTPTGDNRNTSLVLELGPFNLDESPYGKLQWAGSHQVYSPTDTFRFPSYDDPPGITNLRFRSKEGDLHDNSRTYQYQAKGDISSQIGEHNFVKGGFEYNEITLDHALYELWNNNSYNTYEFDYDEKPSQSALYLQDQVSYGGVVANLGLRFDYYYGGGGLWPGNDSAAAFSALLLPQDTTGLYSYLLTGNSQIWQIWEDSNRVHPGFLQPIKNFWALSPRLGVSFPITDRSKFYFNYGYFRSNPPYYSMYEIKYRYTKYGTYQMSNPNLEPPKTISYELGVEYNFLDNYLIRLSGYYKDVTGEEGDVNFKNSAATIQYSGFVNNQYEDTKGLEVELSKNDNSWINGWVNFNYALNKKGNAGLQNITDQPPVDADYYQANSSPAVPVPALNADITLRSPANWGPQPAGIDILGNWSMTVFGTWKAGDYFTWNPLGQYPQIPYYNLEWPDYYRVDLKLTRMISIAGITASVYLDVTNVLNLKINEMGTLNAFSSVLASSTYWNDNQSDEAHYLASLHLPMYNSPQFDALRQQYAAQGWYVPGNDRVGDLNSPSKPYIYSPSYADLFLYDQPRDIWFGIKVDF; from the coding sequence ATGAACCTGGCATCGTATCGGAAGATCATCGGATCGGTTTGTGCAATCTCGATGATCATGACATTGATCGCGGCATCTGCGAATGCTCAGTCAAGAAGCAAGATACAGGGCACCGTGAAAGACGCGAAGACGGGCGAGCCATTGATAGGCGTGAACGTGCTGGTTGTCGGGACAACTCTTGGCGCAGTGACCGATATCGACGGAAACTACTTTATCGTCAATGTCCCTGTCGGTACTTATGATGTCAGGGCTTCGATGGTTGGTTACAGTCCTACTCTTGTCAAGGATGTGATCGTGGCGATCGAAAGGGTCGCGACGGTGAATTTCTCTATCGAGTCTGCCGAGATCAGAACGGGAGAAGTGGTGGTGATGGCCCAGCGCAACGAGATGCACAAGGAAGTCTCTTCAACTCAGATGATTGCGACAAGCCAGGACATACAGACCGTTGCCGGCATCAGGGAAATCAATGCCTTTCTCGCGAAACTTCCAGGAGTGTCTACGGATGCGAACGGGTTCCTCACGATCCGGAGCGGAACAGCGGATCAGGTCGGAACACTTCTGAACGGGCTATCATATAACAATGCGGCCGTCGGCAATTCAGAGACGACCGTGCCGTTAAGTGCGATCGAACAAGTCTCCGTACTCTCGGGCGGATATAACGCGGAATACGGGAACTTCCGATCTGGATTGATCAACATTACTACCAAGAGCGGCACGACTTCTGGCTACCACGGAACAATCACGCTGTCCAGCGACCAATCGCATATGCGCAGGTTCGGACAGTCTCTGTACGATCCGCATAATCCTGTGCTCGAACCTTACCTGGATCCGAGCGTCGCGTTCATCGGTACGGATTCCGCGTGGGCTAACGATCCATATGACAGGCAGCGGCACACCAGCTTCACCGGTTGGATAGCGCAGGCAAATACTTTTAATCAGGGCAAATCTCTTGCTAGCCAGGCAACTCCGCTCGAACTCTACCTCCTCACGTCATGGATGACGATGTCTGTCCCAGACTACGCCGGCCTCGAAAAGGAAATGACATCCAATCCTGCCATAATGGGAGTCATGACCAGGACTCAGGCAGACTCTCTCATAAATGCCACGCGTAAGGCAATTGCACAGCATGCTAATAAAGAAACCGGCAACGACTATGATCTTGACGCGGGTTTTGGTGGTCCGCTTCCCTTTTTCAGTCACGCGCTCGGCGACGCTACGTTCTACGTCTCCAACAGCACCACTCACCTCAACTACATCGAGCCTGTTACTCTCAACAGTGATTTTTCCTCAACTTCCCTCATTACTATCAAGTCGAACATGTCAAACGATATGACACTGACATTGAACGGACTGTGGAAAAGGGAAATCGGTGTGAGCCCAATCCGTCCAGCGAACGGTGATGCGCCGGACATCAGCGACAGGGGCGGACTTATGCAGCAGAATAACCTTAAGTATGTCCAGGACAATACAGGCATCATAGGCGACAACTTCAATTATTTATACGACCAGGCTTACTTCCCGATACTCGATCAGACCACACTCGTCCTCGGAGCGACATTCAACCATCTGATAAGTAAGACCACTTATTATGAGTTGACATTCAACCGTCTGCAGATCTCTGACTACACTCCGACGGGCGATAACCGGAACACCAGTTTGGTTCTAGAGCTCGGACCGTTCAATCTGGATGAATCGCCATATGGTAAACTTCAGTGGGCCGGGAGTCATCAGGTCTACTCCCCGACCGACACCTTCAGATTTCCTTCTTACGATGATCCGCCCGGAATCACGAACCTCAGATTCAGAAGCAAAGAGGGCGACCTCCACGACAACTCAAGAACGTACCAGTACCAGGCTAAGGGGGACATCTCGTCACAAATCGGTGAGCACAATTTTGTCAAAGGCGGGTTCGAGTATAACGAGATAACATTGGATCATGCCCTCTACGAATTATGGAACAACAATTCGTACAACACTTATGAATTCGATTACGACGAGAAGCCAAGCCAGTCTGCTCTCTATCTCCAGGACCAGGTTAGCTACGGCGGTGTAGTGGCAAATCTGGGTCTCCGGTTCGACTATTATTATGGTGGCGGTGGATTATGGCCGGGAAATGATTCCGCGGCTGCATTCTCGGCGCTCCTCCTTCCGCAGGACACAACCGGCCTGTACAGCTACCTCCTGACGGGGAACTCACAAATCTGGCAGATATGGGAAGACTCAAACAGAGTTCATCCGGGTTTTCTGCAGCCGATCAAGAACTTCTGGGCCCTGAGCCCTCGTCTCGGAGTCTCATTCCCGATTACCGATAGATCGAAGTTCTATTTCAACTACGGCTACTTCCGATCCAATCCGCCATACTATTCCATGTACGAAATAAAATACAGATATACGAAATACGGTACTTACCAGATGTCAAATCCGAATCTGGAACCGCCTAAGACAATCTCTTACGAGTTGGGGGTTGAGTACAACTTCCTGGATAATTATCTCATCCGCCTCTCCGGATATTATAAGGATGTGACGGGCGAAGAGGGCGATGTGAATTTCAAGAATAGTGCAGCGACAATCCAGTATTCGGGATTTGTGAACAACCAGTACGAGGACACGAAGGGCCTCGAAGTCGAGTTGTCAAAGAACGACAACTCATGGATCAACGGCTGGGTGAATTTTAATTACGCGCTCAACAAAAAGGGGAACGCCGGACTGCAGAATATTACTGATCAGCCGCCGGTCGATGCCGATTACTATCAGGCTAATAGTTCGCCTGCCGTTCCTGTCCCCGCTCTTAACGCGGACATCACCCTCAGGTCTCCCGCAAATTGGGGACCTCAACCTGCCGGAATAGACATTCTCGGGAATTGGTCCATGACCGTCTTCGGCACATGGAAAGCCGGAGACTACTTCACCTGGAATCCTCTGGGACAATACCCGCAGATACCGTATTACAATCTCGAGTGGCCGGACTATTACAGAGTCGATCTCAAACTTACAAGAATGATCTCAATAGCCGGAATAACCGCGTCCGTTTACCTGGATGTTACGAATGTGCTCAACCTGAAGATAAATGAAATGGGCACGCTGAATGCCTTCTCGAGCGTGTTGGCTTCGTCTACTTATTGGAATGACAACCAATCTGATGAAGCGCATTATCTTGCCTCGCTGCATCTGCCGATGTACAATTCTCCCCAATTCGATGCACTGAGACAACAGTATGCCGCACAAGGTTGGTATGTCCCGGGAAATGACAGAGTCGGCGACCTAAATTCTCCGAGCAAGCCATACATCTACAGTCCGTCGTACGCAGATCTCTTCTTGTATGATCAGCCGAGGGATATATGGTTCGGAATCAAAGTGGATTTCTAA
- a CDS encoding PorV/PorQ family protein: MKPRTFLMITILAFALGKNAAAQVDLNKVAQSTMNFLLVSVSPVASSMGEAYYAVGTGADAIFYNPAGMAEMNGADLNVSLNYTQWIADINYYAGAASWNLKNYGAVGISYLTVDYGTINGTSLNPLGGYIDNGPVQNVGAYSLGLTYAKYINTQFLAGGSIRYVGQSLGQNTFYDGTTSNNRIGKLAFDLGVKYLTGFKDFRFSMAYRNFSSDARYIYQSQELPATFTLGTAIDLLDFFDENHDKGNSATLAVDYLHSNNYSERINMGLELRYLGIVALRGGYQTNRDVQSWSAGIGLNSDVAGNNVEVNYSFSKMDLFNNVNRFSVDFSF; this comes from the coding sequence ATGAAACCGAGAACTTTTTTGATGATCACAATTCTCGCCTTTGCGCTCGGAAAAAATGCCGCAGCTCAAGTCGACCTTAACAAGGTGGCACAGAGCACGATGAACTTCCTGCTCGTCAGTGTCTCGCCTGTAGCAAGCAGCATGGGAGAGGCCTACTACGCAGTGGGGACGGGTGCGGATGCCATCTTCTACAATCCGGCGGGAATGGCCGAGATGAACGGGGCCGACTTAAATGTCAGCCTCAACTATACACAGTGGATAGCCGACATCAATTACTACGCCGGCGCAGCGTCGTGGAACCTCAAGAACTATGGTGCCGTGGGCATCAGCTACCTTACAGTCGATTACGGTACCATAAATGGCACAAGCCTGAATCCACTCGGCGGATACATAGACAACGGACCGGTGCAGAATGTCGGCGCCTATTCGCTGGGACTCACTTATGCTAAATACATCAACACTCAGTTCCTGGCCGGCGGCAGCATCCGATACGTGGGCCAAAGCCTGGGTCAAAACACTTTTTACGACGGTACCACATCGAATAACAGAATCGGAAAACTGGCTTTCGATCTGGGTGTCAAATATCTTACGGGCTTCAAGGACTTCAGGTTCTCAATGGCGTACCGGAATTTCTCCTCGGACGCCAGATACATTTACCAATCCCAGGAACTTCCGGCTACTTTCACACTCGGAACAGCCATCGACCTTTTGGATTTCTTCGACGAGAACCACGACAAGGGTAATTCCGCCACGCTGGCGGTCGACTATCTTCACTCGAATAATTATTCCGAACGCATCAACATGGGACTGGAATTGAGATATCTGGGCATCGTCGCACTTCGCGGCGGCTATCAGACAAACCGCGATGTCCAATCGTGGTCCGCAGGAATCGGCCTGAATTCCGATGTGGCCGGCAACAACGTCGAGGTGAATTACTCCTTTTCGAAAATGGACCTGTTCAACAACGTCAACCGGTTCTCCGTTGACTTCTCTTTCTAG
- a CDS encoding glycoside hydrolase family 88 protein: MQIRFSKYLIHRLLLISFCIPLAVAAAASPDSTAGDSLKINLEKAKGDTPWCAWIADALMSRYPKYAVYDTSNIKWDYDQALVEHALWNVWNKTGDRRYLNYLKRNIDYFLTPDGNLKTYNFNQFRLDDLLHGRTLLDLYKLTGDRKYKNAVDTLRKQIAEQPRTPEGGFWHKEIYPDQMWLDGLYMAEPFYSEYAEVFDEHRDFDDVARQFILMSKNSLDAVTGLIYHGWDYSRKQKWSDSTTGCSRVFWGRAMGWYIMGLVDVLDYFPKDHPDRRKLLTILRNLSESICKFQDNRTHLWYQVVDQPSRSGNYPEASASAMFMYAFAKGATKGYLPRKYFTISLGVFDGLVSNLMRLDSSGLPSLSNVCTGAGLGGDPYRDGSYEYYVSVPKSDDDFKGDGAFILGAVELEKAGLIK, encoded by the coding sequence ATGCAGATTCGATTCTCTAAATATTTGATTCATCGTCTCCTCCTTATCTCCTTCTGTATCCCTCTGGCGGTCGCAGCGGCTGCCTCGCCTGACTCGACCGCCGGAGATTCTTTAAAAATAAATCTGGAGAAGGCGAAAGGAGATACGCCCTGGTGTGCCTGGATCGCTGACGCCCTGATGAGCAGGTATCCTAAGTATGCGGTTTATGATACGTCGAACATAAAGTGGGACTACGATCAGGCGCTAGTTGAACATGCTCTCTGGAATGTTTGGAATAAAACAGGAGACCGCAGGTACCTGAACTATTTGAAGAGGAACATCGACTATTTCTTGACCCCCGATGGGAATTTGAAGACTTACAATTTCAACCAATTCAGACTCGACGACTTGCTGCACGGGAGGACCTTGCTCGATCTGTACAAGTTGACAGGGGACCGAAAATACAAGAACGCTGTCGATACTCTGAGGAAGCAAATCGCAGAGCAGCCGCGCACACCGGAAGGTGGATTTTGGCACAAAGAAATTTACCCTGATCAAATGTGGCTCGACGGACTGTACATGGCCGAGCCATTCTATTCTGAATATGCCGAAGTATTCGATGAACATCGTGATTTCGACGACGTCGCCAGACAATTCATTCTTATGTCCAAGAATTCCCTCGATGCTGTTACCGGTCTGATATATCATGGCTGGGACTACAGCCGGAAACAAAAATGGTCTGATTCGACAACGGGCTGCTCGCGGGTTTTCTGGGGACGCGCGATGGGTTGGTATATCATGGGACTTGTCGACGTTCTCGATTATTTTCCCAAAGATCATCCTGACCGGAGGAAACTTCTCACAATTCTACGCAATCTTTCGGAATCGATATGTAAGTTTCAGGATAATCGGACTCACCTCTGGTATCAGGTTGTGGATCAACCCTCAAGATCTGGAAATTATCCGGAAGCTTCGGCGTCCGCGATGTTTATGTACGCGTTCGCGAAGGGAGCGACAAAGGGCTACCTGCCTCGAAAATACTTTACAATATCGCTGGGTGTGTTCGACGGTCTTGTGTCGAACCTGATGAGACTTGATTCGAGCGGACTACCGTCGCTTTCCAATGTCTGCACCGGCGCAGGACTCGGCGGCGACCCCTACAGAGATGGGAGTTATGAATATTATGTCAGCGTTCCGAAGAGTGATGACGATTTCAAAGGAGACGGCGCCTTTATACTGGGTGCTGTTGAGCTCGAGAAGGCGGGCTTGATAAAATAA
- a CDS encoding GDSL-type esterase/lipase family protein: protein MNHANRYLLPALVLSILSVSFVPGGPVDVFLIGDSTMADKPLADYPERGWGQMLPMFFNDSVTVRNYAHNGRSTRSFIDRGEWDEVYKQLHPGSYLFIQFGHNDEKRSDSTRYTDPETSFRGNLIRFVEGAREKGAVPVLITPVNRREYDKSNHIIETHLEYSRAVRSLATEENVFLIDLDSSSKALFDAVGPDSSKKIFLSVSKNEYKRLPDGKEDNTHFQQGGAIRIANLVVDAIRKSALPLSHDILSRDTVNSIIGGGVDKVVGLDCYHNNEWKTDKDGKEIRYHYIWEDEENSGYSELGGIITNLNARLSELATAPSAELLRHYSVFIIVDPDTPSETKDPKYIEPDQVKTITSWVESGGVLLLFANDKGNCEFFHLNQLAEQFGIHFNEDSRNDVVGQDYDTGKFDNLPDHPVFRGVHKIFLKEISTLTVQSPATPLLRDNGDVIMATSHVGKGLVFAVGDPWLYNEYLDNKKLPVGFENYKAARSLFRFLIERSMSIKEN from the coding sequence ATGAATCACGCGAATAGATATCTTCTTCCAGCTCTAGTCCTCTCGATTCTCTCCGTCAGCTTCGTGCCTGGCGGACCCGTTGACGTGTTTCTTATCGGTGACTCCACGATGGCGGACAAGCCGCTTGCCGATTATCCCGAACGCGGATGGGGACAGATGCTTCCGATGTTCTTCAACGACAGCGTTACAGTGAGGAACTACGCGCACAACGGGAGAAGCACTCGAAGTTTCATAGACCGCGGCGAATGGGACGAAGTGTATAAGCAACTTCATCCCGGAAGCTACCTCTTCATACAATTCGGCCACAATGACGAAAAGAGATCAGATTCAACGAGATACACCGACCCTGAGACCAGCTTCCGCGGGAACCTCATCAGGTTTGTCGAGGGCGCACGCGAGAAGGGAGCGGTCCCCGTCCTCATAACACCGGTCAACAGGCGGGAGTATGATAAGAGCAACCATATAATTGAAACTCATCTCGAATATTCCCGCGCGGTACGCAGTCTTGCCACAGAGGAAAATGTTTTCCTTATTGACCTGGACAGTTCAAGTAAAGCCCTTTTCGATGCGGTTGGCCCCGACTCTTCCAAGAAAATATTCCTGTCGGTTAGCAAAAACGAGTATAAGAGATTGCCTGACGGAAAGGAAGACAACACACATTTTCAACAGGGAGGCGCGATACGAATCGCGAATCTCGTAGTTGACGCGATCAGGAAATCGGCCCTGCCGCTTTCACACGACATCCTTTCGCGGGATACGGTCAATTCGATAATTGGCGGAGGCGTTGATAAAGTGGTCGGATTGGATTGCTACCACAACAATGAATGGAAGACAGATAAAGATGGAAAGGAAATCAGATACCACTACATCTGGGAAGACGAAGAGAACTCGGGCTATTCTGAGCTTGGAGGAATAATAACAAACCTGAACGCGCGCCTGTCCGAACTCGCGACAGCTCCGTCCGCAGAACTGTTGCGGCATTACAGCGTCTTCATTATCGTGGATCCCGATACCCCGTCGGAGACGAAGGATCCCAAATACATTGAACCCGACCAGGTCAAAACAATAACGAGCTGGGTCGAATCGGGAGGAGTCCTGTTACTGTTCGCGAACGACAAAGGAAACTGCGAGTTTTTCCATCTCAACCAACTTGCCGAACAATTCGGAATTCATTTCAATGAAGACAGCCGAAACGATGTGGTCGGCCAGGACTACGATACGGGAAAATTCGACAATCTTCCCGATCATCCGGTGTTCAGAGGAGTTCACAAAATATTTCTGAAGGAAATCAGTACGCTCACAGTTCAATCGCCTGCCACTCCTCTCCTGCGCGACAACGGAGATGTGATCATGGCGACCTCTCATGTGGGCAAAGGCCTGGTATTTGCCGTGGGCGATCCATGGCTTTATAACGAGTATCTGGACAATAAGAAACTCCCGGTCGGATTCGAGAACTACAAAGCCGCGAGGAGTCTTTTCCGGTTCCTTATTGAAAGATCGATGTCTATAAAAGAAAATTAG
- the uxaC gene encoding glucuronate isomerase has translation MKKSILNEYRFFDSDPVVRKIAFDLYSSVRNLPIISPHGHVDPATLADNLPFPDPTELIIIPDHYIYRMLYSRGIPLESLGIPSSDGARVETDHRKIWQTFADNYYLFAGTPTGIWLTHEFVEVFGINEILNSKNAMKFYDKINNKLQTPKYLPRALFEKFKIEVLTTTDSPSDSLKFHWKIRESGLKGKVVPCFRPDALINITKNSWKAEIDALGAASGIDVSSYKNFIRALENRREYFKSMGAVSTDHGVESPYTHRLPSLEAEDLFKRALKCKATDDDLAAFTPHMLMEMARMSSEDGLVMQIHAGAFRNHNAKVFERFGSDRGGDIPVRTEFTRNLHDLLNEFGNNPDFTMVVFTLDESAYSRELAPLAGHYPGMKLGASWWFHDSIGGMRRYRDEVTETAGFYNTVGFTDDTRAFLSIPARHDLARRMDSNFLAGLVARHILSKDDARKIGMSLAYDLAKKTYKL, from the coding sequence ATGAAAAAGTCTATTCTGAACGAATATCGTTTTTTTGATTCCGATCCTGTTGTCAGGAAAATAGCGTTTGATTTGTATTCGAGTGTAAGAAATCTTCCGATTATAAGTCCGCATGGTCATGTAGATCCGGCGACTCTTGCGGACAATCTTCCTTTTCCTGATCCCACCGAGCTCATCATAATTCCTGACCACTACATTTACAGGATGCTTTACTCGCGGGGGATCCCGCTCGAGTCGCTGGGAATACCTTCCTCGGATGGCGCACGGGTCGAAACCGATCACAGGAAAATTTGGCAGACATTCGCGGATAATTACTATCTCTTTGCAGGAACGCCGACGGGGATATGGCTTACACATGAGTTCGTCGAAGTCTTCGGAATAAACGAGATTCTGAATTCTAAGAACGCGATGAAGTTTTACGACAAAATAAACAACAAACTTCAGACGCCGAAGTATTTGCCGAGAGCGTTGTTTGAGAAATTCAAAATAGAAGTGCTTACAACGACGGATTCGCCTTCGGATAGCTTGAAGTTCCACTGGAAGATCAGGGAATCCGGGTTGAAAGGAAAAGTGGTGCCTTGTTTCCGCCCCGATGCGTTGATCAACATAACAAAGAACTCATGGAAGGCGGAGATCGATGCTCTCGGTGCCGCTTCCGGTATAGATGTGAGTTCGTATAAGAACTTCATCAGAGCACTTGAGAACCGGAGGGAATACTTCAAGTCGATGGGCGCAGTCTCTACGGACCACGGAGTGGAGAGTCCGTATACTCACAGGCTTCCTTCCCTGGAGGCCGAAGACTTATTTAAAAGAGCGCTGAAGTGTAAGGCGACCGACGACGACCTTGCGGCTTTCACGCCACACATGCTCATGGAGATGGCGAGAATGAGCTCCGAGGACGGTCTTGTCATGCAGATACACGCGGGAGCATTCAGGAACCACAACGCAAAGGTCTTCGAGCGTTTCGGTTCCGACAGGGGAGGCGATATCCCGGTACGCACCGAGTTCACGCGAAACCTGCATGACCTCCTGAACGAATTCGGTAATAATCCAGACTTCACTATGGTGGTTTTCACACTTGATGAGTCTGCGTACTCAAGGGAGCTTGCACCTCTTGCGGGTCACTATCCCGGGATGAAGCTCGGCGCTTCGTGGTGGTTCCATGACAGCATCGGCGGGATGAGAAGGTACCGGGACGAAGTGACGGAGACGGCAGGCTTTTACAACACGGTCGGTTTCACCGACGACACTCGCGCTTTCCTTTCAATCCCCGCGAGGCACGATTTGGCCCGGAGGATGGATTCCAATTTCCTCGCAGGCCTGGTGGCCAGGCATATCCTGAGTAAAGACGACGCACGCAAGATCGGCATGTCTTTAGCGTACGATCTCGCCAAGAAAACTTATAAGCTTTGA
- a CDS encoding LacI family DNA-binding transcriptional regulator: MNKRQQVTLDDIAKRLNVSKVTVSKALRGHPDISRETTRRVKKIAEELGYSPNYMARNLSSKRTNMIGVVVPKIAHFFFSALIESIYDTAFHNNYEIALMVSQENVERERKHIETLLAMRVDGLIISVTEHTRTSAAIEKARDLSVPVVFMDRVLEIPGTSKVTVDDRGGASNAIELAIQAGYKKIGHLAGYQDINIGRKRYEGFVDAMKKHDLPINPDWIVHGGFGEDDGYRGFKQILQNKNLPEFIFAVTYPVALGMYAAAEEAGLRIPEDVDVICFGTSGFHRFIKPSLTYVDQPTDVLGRTSVELMLEHLKAVDEHEPKNIEVPTRIVQRETCVRREPNRKPELIKNHN, encoded by the coding sequence TTGAATAAGCGGCAACAGGTTACTCTGGACGACATTGCAAAGAGGCTGAACGTTTCCAAGGTGACAGTGTCCAAGGCACTCAGAGGACATCCCGATATTTCAAGGGAAACCACGAGACGCGTCAAGAAAATCGCCGAGGAGCTTGGTTATTCACCGAACTATATGGCGAGAAACCTCTCCTCAAAACGGACTAACATGATCGGCGTGGTCGTTCCGAAGATCGCGCACTTCTTCTTCAGCGCGCTGATCGAATCGATTTACGACACGGCTTTCCACAACAACTACGAGATAGCTCTGATGGTCTCACAGGAAAATGTTGAACGCGAGAGGAAGCACATAGAAACACTTCTCGCCATGAGAGTGGACGGTCTGATAATCTCAGTCACTGAACATACGCGCACGAGTGCTGCGATCGAAAAGGCAAGGGACCTCAGCGTACCCGTGGTATTCATGGACAGGGTTCTCGAAATCCCCGGCACGAGTAAAGTGACCGTGGACGACCGCGGAGGGGCGTCGAACGCCATCGAGCTCGCCATACAGGCAGGGTACAAAAAGATCGGTCACCTCGCAGGCTACCAGGACATAAACATCGGGAGGAAAAGGTATGAAGGATTTGTCGACGCAATGAAAAAGCATGACCTTCCCATAAATCCCGATTGGATAGTTCACGGCGGATTCGGTGAAGACGACGGCTACAGGGGATTCAAGCAGATCCTTCAGAACAAGAACCTGCCCGAATTCATTTTTGCAGTGACCTATCCCGTCGCGCTCGGCATGTACGCGGCTGCAGAGGAAGCGGGACTCAGAATACCGGAGGATGTCGACGTCATTTGTTTCGGCACAAGCGGATTCCACCGGTTCATAAAACCCTCCTTGACTTATGTCGATCAGCCTACCGATGTTCTCGGAAGGACATCGGTTGAGCTTATGCTGGAACATCTCAAGGCCGTCGATGAACATGAGCCGAAGAATATTGAAGTCCCGACCAGAATTGTCCAGCGAGAGACCTGCGTCAGGCGCGAACCGAACCGGAAACCCGAACTTATCAAAAACCACAACTAG